The segment gagggctttaccccaggaatgcaaggattctttaatatccgcaaatcaatcaatgtaatacacaacattaacaaattgaaagataaaaaccatataattatctcaatagatgcagagaaagcctttgacaaaattcaacacccattcatgattaaaactctccagaaagcaggaatagaaggaacatacctcaacataataaaagctatatatgacaaacccacagcaagcatcaccctcaatggtgaaaaattgaaagcatttcccctgaaatcaggaacaagacaagggtgcccactctcaccactactattcaacatagtgttggaagttttggccacagcaatcagagcagaaaaagaagtaaaaggaatccagataggaaaagaagaagtgaaactctcactgtttgcagatggcatgatcctctacatagaaagccctaaagactcttccagaaaattactagagctaatcaatgaatatagtaaagttgcaggatataaaattaacacacagaaatcccttgcattcctatatgctaacaaagaaaaaacagaaagagaaattaaggaaacaataccattcaccattgcaacaaaaagaataaaatacttaggaatatatctacctaaagaaacaaaagacctatacatggaaaactataaaacacttatgaaagaaatcaaagaggacacaaacagatggagaaacataccatgctcatggattggaagaatcaatattgtcaaaatgcctattctatccaaagcaatctatagattcaatgcaatccctatcaagctaccaacggtatttttcacagaactagaacaaagaatttcacaatttgtatggaaatacaaaacacctcgaatagccaaagtaatcttgagaaagaagaatggaactggaggaatcaacctgcctgacttcaggctctactacaaagccacagtcatcaagacagtatggtactggcacaaagacagaaatatagatcaatggaacagaatagaaagcccagagataaattcacgaacctatggacaccttatctttgacaaaggaggcaaggatatacaatggaaaaaagataacctctttaacaagtggtgctgggaaagctggtcaaccacttgtaaaagaatgaaattagaacactttctaacaccatacacaaaaataaactcaaaatcgattaaagatctaaatgtaagaccagaaactataaaactcttagaggagaacataggcaaaacactctctgacataaaccacagcaagatcctctatgacccacctcccagaatattggaaataaaagcaaaactaaacaaatgggacctaatgaaacttaaaagcttttgcactacaaaggaaactataagtaaggtgaaaagacagccctcagattgggagaaaataatagcaaatgaagcaacagacaaaggattaatctcaaaaatatacaagcaactcctgaagctcaattccagaaaaataaatgacccaatcaaaaaatgggccaaagaactaaacagacatttctccaaagaagacatacagatggctaacaaacacatgaaaagatgctcaacatcactcatcatcagagaaatgcaaatcaaaaccacaatgaggtaccattacacgccagtcaggatggctgctatccaaaagtctacaagcaataaatgctggagagggtgtggagaaaagggaaccctcttacactgttggtgggaatgcaaactagtacagccgctgtggaaaacagtgtggagatttcttaaaaaactgataatagaactgctatatgacccagcaatcccacttctgggcatacacactgaggaaaccagatctgaaagagacacgtgcaccccaatgttcatcacagcactgtttataatagccaggacatggaagcaacctagatgcccatcagcagatgaatggataaggaagctgtggtacatatacaccatggaatattactcagccgttaaaaagaattcatttgaaccagttctaatgagatggatgaaactggagcccattatacagagtgaagtaagccagaaagataaagaacattacagcatactaacacatatatgtatggaatttagaaagatggtaacgacaaccctatatgcaaaatagaaaaagagacacagaagtacagaacagacttttgaactctgtgggagaaggtgagggtgggatgttgcgaaagaacagcatgtatattgtctatggtgaaacaggtcaccagcccaggtgggatgcatgagacaagtgctcggggctggtgcactgggaagacccagaggagtcaggtggagagggagatgggaggggggatcggaatggggaatacgtgtaaatctattgctggttcttgtcaatgtatgacaaaagccactgaaaaaataaattaattaattaattaaaaaaaaaaaagaaatgttcttaTTCTCTAATGtattatcttgaaaaaaaatccCTAATAATCACCaactctatatatatttttaataaagttgtgaatattaacttaaaaaaaagaataaataaatatatagtccagtagaaaagaaaagagatctCAGATGTAGACACATGTTTATATTTGGCATATAATAAAACTGTTACCCTAAAGTAATGGGGATAGCTTAGTAGGCCATGTTaggaaaatgttttcatatatgaaaaaaaatttgatcCTTGGATTATCATTTATACAATTGGAGACCAGATATATTAACAATTTGcatgtaaaaaatattatttaatgaaaCAATATAGAAAATCTTAGAAACttataatagaagaaaaaagttttaatacaTAAAGTCTTAAACTAATAGAAAATTGGTCAAAGGATACGAATCAGAGACTTACTGAAGGGTTTTCCTAAATGGTTGACTTTGAGAGATTCTAACAttgagaaaatctgaaaaatgctCAGTAATGCTCCAAATCagaaaaattatcattaaaatagtcataaaatatttattttctttggaaaggaAATATCAAATGTTGGCAAACATGTGGGGAGGTAGAATTCTGATGGGAGTGTacattatatgggcttccctagtggctcagatggtaaagaatctgcccgcaatgcaggagacccgggtttgatccctgggtcagaaagatcccctggagaaggaaatggcaagccactccaatattcttgcctggaaaatcccatgaacagaggagcctggcaagccatggtccttggggtcacacagtgtcagacaagactggagcgacttagcacccatgcaGGTACATTGATATACTGGAAAACTCTCTGGCTAAATTAAAATTGGACAGGACCCAATGATCCAGTCCTGGGGAGATGTCTCAGATAAGTTCTTGACCAGAACTATAAGGGGATAAGTGTGAGGGTGTTCACCCTTGTGTTGATTGTGGCAAAAGCAGTTTGACAGCAACTTTGACATACATCATCAGAGGAATGGTTCTGTTAATATCACATGTGAGTATTCATTATGGAACAGTTATTAATAACATAAGTGAGGAGCAAATAAGCTAGAGGTccatatagaaatataaatagatCCCTGAAATTGTTGAAAAACTAAGCAGTGTTGTGATTTATAGCACAATGAAGTTTATGTacaaatttaaatacatattttacaagAGCATGTGCATTTTTGGGGACTAATCAAAAATATAGTTTTGAGTTGGGAAGGAAATATTAGTAGAATCAATTATTATAGGAGAAGATAGGTGACTTTTTAAAGATTGAGGAAATTAATGTGCTGAGGAGtagaaattaaaatacagagGAGCATGATTAACTTATACTGAAAGAAGTagacaaaagtttaaaaagaaatgtataaataaaagcaCATATAAAATCATAGAGAGCAATATAAGGTGTATGCTGATGAAAAAGCTCTGATCTATTATATAATGTAGCTTAATAGACTTTCTGAGTCACTCTAATTCAACAATGTGCTATCTGTCTGAATTCATGACTCAAACTATCCATTctggtcttttaaaatttctttctggcCTTGAACATATGAATTCACTTTTATCCTATAAATTTACTGATTTTATTccttatgtatatttattttcatttcaaaataggTTGGTATTGATATCCTGCATGAAATTAACTTatctaaaaaatgaaagtaagttaaaaaaagtGACGATGCAATTAATTCAcagaaaatgtctattttatttcattcctaATATCTAGATCATTTTCAAGTCTATCATTTTGGCTGTTTCAATTAGGAACTTAATTTAAATTAACTTTGCTTTGTAAGtaaatttttaactaaaaagcTCCCACATTTCATTAAGTTAGTTTGGTGAACATTTGCCCCTATTTCAAAAAGTTGCACAGGTGGGAGaatgttatttcatttttgagCTTTAGTTCAGCCACATTATATTCCTGACATCATTCTTAATTGTGTCTGTGGAACAATGTCCCTAACGCACCAGAAGTTTCTTCATTCAACAGATCTCTCATTCCAACTTTAAATTGCTTTGGGAATGGGGAATAATTACACCAACTGTTGCATGACAAATGTTTACTCTTTCAGATCTGTGGAATCTGACGTTGTTTGTTGAACCCGACCTTAGTTCAGAATGCTGAcataaatactaaaaagaaattaacagGTTCTTCTAGGAGGTGGAAATAATTTATCAGTGTAAGGGTAAGTCTTGAATATCATAAAAATATACCCTTTCATTCTGTAATTAAAATTCGTATTAAATATGGActtaaaatatgaacagcatgaagcAGTGCAGCCTTTAATTAATTATTAGGACCAAATACAGCTGTGATTTATTATTTGGCACACTTTGGGAGtgtattagaaatgcagagtcaCAGGCCGTGCATCAGCCTTggcaaaagaaaatctacattttaacaaaatatcCAGGAAGTTTATATACATATGAAGAATTTAGCAAAGACTGAAATAATTGATTCCTCATTAATCTACCAAGGCCAACAATTCTGGGTAGTACTTGGTGGGAAAACTTGATATAATAACTTTTGCTGTTGTAGCCCACAGAATTCTAGACTTCACAGGTAAATATCTGCGCTTCAAGCTCCACTCTTTACGTATAGGCTGGATTACTTTGGCCACATTCTGTCTTtcacatttgaaagaaaatagagataatgagaagactgattttttaaataaagtgctacacacatacatacagttaCATATTTAGGCATTATTACTGTTTTCTCAGGTTCacttaaatacataaattatcaAGAATAATTCTGATGTCATTGAATGAAGCAAATGAAGAGACTATTTTTCTTCAGAGATCTCCATTGTATTCTTGCAGAACTAGTTTACACACTAGTCTTGTAATGGGAAGTAATAAAATAGTAAGAGCAGCCTGAGACTACGAGATCAACAACAAACGTGATGTTGGAACAAATGTTAAATTgctgtgtgtgtgactcagtttACTACAATCAAATGTCTGCCCTATAGAAAGACATAATTTAGCAGACTGAATAGAGAACTAAGGTGTCAGGCAGACAAACATGTATGCATAAAATCACACTTGCTTTAAGATTTTCAACACTTCTGTTAAACACTGGATCAAAATTCCATAGAGAACTAAGGTGTCAGGCAGACAAACAAGTATGCATAAAATCACACTTGCTTTAAGATTTTCAACACTTCTGTTAAATACTGGATCAAAATTCCAGTCTTTGTGGTCTTTTGCCTTCCCCACCAGTCTCTTACTGAGACTGATTTAATGAAGTCAGATTTATCATCTGAAATATTCTAGGGCTTTTGTAAAACTCAATTTAGAGTGTCTCCAATGGTGGGGAAGGTTGCTTCTGAATTTGCTTCTGATCCTAGgtaggtactggagtgggttgccatggcttcctccaggggatctttacaacccaaGTTTCCAACccgggttttctgcattgcaggtggattctttaccagctgagctactaaggAAGCCACTTCAAACATTAGACACAGGGCACTGAAATTCTCAATTTCTCAGTATCACTGTGTTCTTGGCAAAGACATTCTTGAAGATAACTGAATGACAGGGTTTTGAAGAAAACACACTAGAATAATGTCTATTCAAGaaatttgttatatttgttacttggcagtgaaaatattttatgttggtACTTTTCTGACATCTTGAAAGCTAGGACATGGATGGAATAAATAAGACATTTGTGAATGAATTCATTCTTCTGGGACTCTCTGGTTACCCAAAACttgagattattttctttgctgtaaTTCTAGTTATGTATCTAGTGATTCTAATTGGCAACAGTGTTCTGATCATAGCAGGCATATTTGATTCTCGTcttcacacccccatgtacttctttctgGGAAACCTTTCTTTTCTGGATATCTGCTATACGGCCTCCTCTGTTCCCTCAACTTTGGTGAGCTTAATTtcaaaaaaaaggaacatttccttctctggatgtGCAGTGCAGATGTTCTTAGGATTTGCAATGGGGTCAACAGAGTGTTTCCTTCTTGGCATGATGGCttttgaccgctatgtggccatctgtaaccCTCTGAGATACCCTGTCATCATGAGCAGGGTGGTGTGTGTCCTGATGGCTTCTGTGTCATGGCTCTCTGGTGGAATCAACTCAATTGTGCAAACATCTCTTGCCATGCGATTGCCTTTCTGTGGTAATAATATTATCAATCATTTCTTATGTGAAATACTGGCTGTTCTCAAGCTAGCTTGTGCTGATATATCCCTCAATATTGTTACTTTAGCAGTGTCAAATATGGCTTTCTTGGTTCTACCCCTTCTggtcatttttttctcctatatGCTTATCCTCTATAACATCTTGAGAATGAACTCAGCCACAGGGAGACGCAAGGCCTTTTCTACCTGCTCAGCACATCTGACTGTGGTGATCATATTTTATGGTACCATCTTCTTCATGTATGCCAAACCCAAGTCTCAGGACCTCCTTGGACAAGATAATTTGCAAGCTAGAGAAGGGCTTGTTTCCATGTTTTATGGGGTGGTGACCCCAATGCTAAATCCTATAATCTATAGCTTGAGAAACAAGGATGTAAAAGCTGCTgtgaaatatttactgaatcagAAATCTGTTAACCAATTAAGACCAAAGTGAAAAGTGGTTTTAGTGTATCAAGACAAGACATAGCATTAGTAGGCAATCACTGATGACCTTCTTTGGGGAAACCAAAGTTATGCATAGAGATTTTCCTTCTTTGTCAGCTTAGCTACCATCCCTGAGTTCAGTAGTCTTCTATAAACTCAGATTCCAATAGGTTCTGATCCACATTTCACAAAGACAGTTAATTACTTTAGAAACTTATCCCTGGTAATATCTGAaatgaattttgtgtgtgtgtgtgtactgtgtaattgttgttgttcagtcgctaagtcatgtctgactctttgtaaccccatggactgcagcacaccaggcttcctgctgtccttcactatctcccagagtttgctcaaactcatgtccattgaatcggtgatgccatccaaccgtctcatcctctgttgccccttctcctcctgccctcaatctctctcagcatcagggtgttttccaatgagtcagctcttcacatcagtttgccaaagtattggaagtaCAGTGAAAAATATCACACATACTCTTTGAAAATAGCAAGTCTGGAATATAAATTCTTCTCCATCACAAATCACTTAATGTTGGTAAAGTTactcatttttctaaaatgcagCTCCCTTATTTGAAAGAAAGGGAGTAATTAAATATTGCTCTCAGTTTTATTATAAAGATTTAGTAAGTTGTACAAAGCACCCGGCATAGTGTCAATGCATAGTAATTTCCTTTGTAGAGGACATTGAGCTTGACTTTTTCTGTTGACTCAGAATTTAAGAATTGAAGTAGAGACTCCAAATTTAAGATGAATGGCACCAACttgcactttttttaaaaagctgtcagTTATTAGAGGCAGACATCTTCCCCTTGTCTTCCTATTAGTATCAACCACCACTCTTCTTATCTACATTATACAATGTGAACttcaagaaaagagaagataGAATCAAAGAAGACTTTTATAACATGAGAAGTGCTCAATGAATGGTGAGAGGTGTTTCACTACTGTTCCTATGAAAGAATGGGAAGACTGTTCTTACCCAAGCCAAGTAAGGTGATTCTGCTAAACCTGTTGAGGTTTTGGGTGCCTGCAAAGAAGAACTGACATCTGGTTTGATGAATGGAGGATTGCTGAGCCTTTTTTCTGTAGGGTATAGACTAAGAGGGGAGCTACCCTAGCAGAGGGCTGTAGGATGGGTATCTTAGGGCTGAAAATAACCAGAAACTTTTTTGTTTGCCTGAAATACTTTGTTCAgctgtgaaagactgaaattTGTGACTGAGAAGagaaattcatttcattttatacacCAATGGATTGACATTTCTCAATAAACCTATTACAGGCTTTTGagttagttgttgttttttttttaactttctgtagattcttttgcaATAGCTGAGCACAGTATGTCATTGGTCCACACCACCAGCCTTTTGTGACAGTTGGTTTCAGCCTTATGGTACTAcctaaattttctctttcttattggTATTAGAACCATAGTATGAATCAAAACcccagtgaggtaccattacacgccagtcagaatggctgctatccaaaagtctacaagcaataaatgctggagagggtgtggagaaaagggaaccctcttacactgttggtgggaatgcaaactagtacagccactatggagaacagtgtggagattccttaaaaaactggaaatagaactgccatatgacccagcaatcccactcctgggcatacacaccgacgaaatcagaactgaaagagacacatgcaccccaatgttcatcacagcactgtttctaattgccaggacatggaagcaacctagatgcccatcagcagacaaatggataagaaagctgtggtacatatatgcaatggaatattactcagctattaaaaagaatacatttgaatcagttctaatgagatggatgaaactggagcccattatacagagtgaagtaagccagaaagataaagaacattacagcatactaacacatatatatggaatttagaaagatggtaatgataaccctgtatgcgagacagcaaaaagagacacagatgtatagaacagactttggactctgtgggagaaggcgagggtgggatgatctgagagaacagcattgaaacatgtatattatcaagtgtgaaacagatcgccagtccaggttggatgcatgagacaagtgcttggggctggtgcactgggaagacccagagggatgggatggagagggaggtgggaggggggttcaggatggggaacacatgtaaatccatggctgattcatgtcaatgtatggcaaaacccacttcaatattgtaaagtaattagcctccaacaaataaaagtaaatggaaaaaaaaaaagaaccatagtATGACCCCGGACATCCTAACTGAGAGCTGTACTCCCGGCCAATCTATGTCCTTGGGTAAATCCATATTTTTGACATGTGTGATCTGGTCACTGAAATCCTGCTGCCTGTCTTCTGTCCCCTCTGGGTTGGAGGGTTGTCACTGTAGCAAACCTCTAACTGTGGGTTCTTCTCCTCTGGCTTGTATCACAATGGGTGCCGCTTTTGGTTCTATTTAGACAGGTATGTAGCAAGCCTT is part of the Cervus elaphus chromosome 16, mCerEla1.1, whole genome shotgun sequence genome and harbors:
- the LOC122710022 gene encoding LOW QUALITY PROTEIN: olfactory receptor 13C4-like (The sequence of the model RefSeq protein was modified relative to this genomic sequence to represent the inferred CDS: inserted 2 bases in 1 codon; substituted 2 bases at 2 genomic stop codons), whose amino-acid sequence is MSIQEICYICYLAVKIFYVGTXFXHLESXDMDGINKTFVNEFILLGLSGYPKLEIIFFAVILVMYLVILIGNSVLIIAGIFDSRLHTPMYFFLGNLSFLDICYTASSVPSTLVSLISKKRNISFSGCAVQMFLGFAMGSTECFLLGMMAFDRYVAICNPLRYPVIMSRVVCVLMASVSWLSGGINSIVQTSLAMRLPFCGNNIINHFLCEILAVLKLACADISLNIVTLAVSNMAFLVLPLLVIFFSYMLILYNILRMNSATGRRKAFSTCSAHLTVVIIFYGTIFFMYAKPKSQDLLGQDNLQAREGLVSMFYGVVTPMLNPIIYSLRNKDVKAAVKYLLNQKSVNQLRPK